DNA from Quercus lobata isolate SW786 chromosome 1, ValleyOak3.0 Primary Assembly, whole genome shotgun sequence:
NNNNNNNNNNNNNNNNNNNNNNNNNNNNNNNNNNNNNNNNNNNNNNNNNNNNNNNNNNNNNNNNNNNNNNNNNNNNNNNNNNNNNNNNNNNNNNNNNNNNNNNNNNNNNNNNNNNNNNNNNNNNNNNNNNNNNNNNNNNNNNNNNNNNNNNNNNNNNNNNNNNNNNNNNNNNNNNNNNNNNNNNNNNNNNNNNNNNNNNNNNNNNNNNNNNNNNNNNNNNNNNNNNNNNNNNNNNNNNNNNNNNNNNNNNNNNNNNNNNNNNNNNNNNNNNNNNNNNNNNNNNNNNNNNNNNNNNNNNNNNNNNNNNNNNNNNNNNNNNNNNNNNNNNNNNNNNNNNNNNNNNNNNNNNNNNNNNNNNNNNNNNNNNNNNNNNNNNNNNNNNNNNNNNNNNNNNNNNNNNNNNNNNNNNNNNNNNNNNNNNNNNNNNNNNNNNNNNNNNNNNNNNNNNNNNNNNNNNNNNNNNNNNNNNNNNNNNNNNNNNNNNNNNNNNNNNNNNNNNNNNNNNNNNNNNNNNNNNNNNNNNNNNNNNNNNNNNNNNNNNNNNNNNNNNNNNNNNNNNNNNNNNNNNNNNNNNNNNNNNNNNNNNNNNNNNNNNNNNNNNNNNNNNNNNNNNNNNNNNNNNNNNNNNNNNNNNNNNNNNNNNNNNNNNNNNNNNNNNNNNNNNNNNNNNNNNNNNNNNNNNNNNNNNNNNNNNNNNNNNNNNNNNNNNNNNNNNNNNNNNNNNNNNNNNNNNNNNNNNNNNNNNNNNNNNNNNNNNNNNNNNNNNNNNNNNNNNNNNNNNNNNNNNNNNNNNNNNNNNNNNNNNNNNNNNNNNNNNNNNNNNNNNNNNNNNNNNNNNNNNNNNNNNNNNNNNNNNNNNNNNNNNNNNNNNNNNNNNNNNNNNNNNNNNNNNNNNNNNNNNNNNNNNNNNNNNNNNNNNNNNNNNNNNNNNNNNNNNNNNNNNNNNNNNNNNNNNNNNNNNNNNNNNNNNNNNNNNNNNNNNNNAGAGAGAGACagaagaagacgaagacgaagaagaagaagaagtggagaTAATCGGAGATGGATTTGGACCAGTGGATCTCGAAGGTGAAAGACGGTCAGCATCTCCTCGAAGATGAGCTTCAACTCCTCTGCGAATACGTCCGTATTTCCTCCATTTTTCCCAATTctagggttttattttattgactATTTATATCGATCTCTCTTTCCTtatacgtatatatatatattttgtttgtattttcgTATTATTAGGGTTTATTTATGTTCTCTGTTACTTCACTTTGGCCTTAAAGGAATCTGTCCGTCTCACAAACTCGTATTGCAAGACCTTGTGTGAAGCATCCAACTTCGTTTGTTTATGGAATCTACTCAATCATTTGTAATTTGTAAACAGTAGGCAATATCGCCCATGCGCTATtctgtcttctttttctttattttatattcgTAAATTACATAGGCGGCACCCAATGCATCTTGAAGCCACGACCTCACCCTCTTTCTAGGGATTCAAGTGAGAGTTCATTGGCATTCTAGAGCTCTATCTCAATGATAGGTAGCAGGTAGAATGTGAATCCAAGATTCTAACTATGACCCTTGAATGCTTGACATCCATCCTGCTAATTTACAAGATGTGGCTGCATCTTATGTTATAGATGTGAAAAATATGAAGTATATCTCAATCTTTGTgttggatttttggttttataatgAAACTGTTGATTCCCACTTTGTTGATTTCTTGATTGCTGTCTTGCGCAAGTTGACAAATATTGGTCCAAAATAATGGTAGACTGACTCCATGGTAAACAAGGTGGGTAGCAAAGAATTCCTCCTATTAAGCAAATCTGTTGCTTTCCCTACTAAAATGTGCAAGAAGACATCCCTGTAAGCAAGCAGCTTGCTTCATCAGTGACAgtttatgttgatttttttgtcAAGATCTTTAGAATAGTATGAATTTGAATAGGATAGGATGGTGGAAAAGAATATATGTAGTTCACTCTGATTTGTCTGTTTATGATTCATAGTTGACCCCAAAATTTGAGACTAATGCACAATTGTTGTTGCTTCTTTTGTGGAATTATATTCTACTTGAAATCTATCTAGTGAATGTCAAGCAACAAGATTCTTTCAATTGTGTATGTTTATTTGGCCATAAATATTCTATTTAATGACATTGTAGTTGTCAATGCTTTTTATAAAACGAAGTTGCCATCTTATTAATGAAGACATGCATTCtttcacaaattattttagatgttacccttttttttcctccttcttGAAAGTGGTTTATAGTTGGTGTTTTCTTATTCGCTATTGCGTAATTATCACAGGTAAAAGAGATCCTTATTGAGGAGTCCAATGTGCAGCCCGTCAATAGCCCGGTCACTGTTTGTGGTGATATTCATGGCCAGTTTCATGATCTAATGAAACTTTTCCAGACAGGAGGTCATGTACCagaaacaaattatatatttatggtaTGATTTACACCTTTTGTTAGAAAATGTTCTGACATGTTATTGCACTATCTGATATCATTTGCTAGTATGATGGGGTGCTTAATGTTTCTGAATTCTTGGCAGGGGGATTTTGTTGATCGAGGTTACAATAGTCTTGAAGTTTTCACTATCCTTTTGCTGCTTAAAGCTAGGTGTGTTTCTATAGGCATGCTTGAGTTTGTCAGTGACCTTATTTACCCCCTATACACTGTGTTATATTATATGTAAACCATATTCTTTAGTCATATCACTTCCCTTAGTCTTGTTCTTTTGTACTTCATGAGGGCAGTTACCCTCTCTGTTGGCCCTCCCAACAAAACTAGAATATATGGTGTACAATTGATTTCAGTTTTGGCTGGTAGTAAATTGGCCAAATACTAAATCATATGCCAGTGAGAAGAAAAGGACTTTGAAGTTCTTGTTCTCCCCCCCGTCCCTCGAAGAAAGAAGTTTAAAGGAGTTAATTAACCAAAAAAGGTTACTATGAGTAGGATGTATGCATACATATGTGTATCTTCTTCTTTCAAATGAAATATTACAACTTTCAGATAATCACCCTTATTGAAGGCTAGTTTGTTAAGTACATGTTTAGCACAATGATTTATGTTTAATGGATCAATGCACCTATCAATTGTTGTGCTGTTCAGGCTTAAGAGGGATAGGAAGTACTAAATTTGGTTTTTGAtaaattgtagatttttttttgccaaTATGGCAGGAAGATAGTAAGTACTCATGCAGAATATTTGGATGATGgttgttctatatatatatatatatatatatacacacacacacacacacattttacTCTTTaggtgtttattttttgtatatctTTAACTTTATTTGGTGTTGTGGTAAACTTCTCCTGACAGATTGTAGTATGGTTGGGCCTTAAGGATCAGCACTAAATTTGAGAGTGTTATTCTTTTGTTGGTTGCATTTATCTATGTAATGGTGACCTTTTTTGGTTGTGAAATCTCACATTGATTTATGTCTGGGCTCCCTAAAGGTTCAAACCTGTTAATATTATGAATGGTGTGTGTGCATTTGCTTTTAATACCTTTCTGTTTGACCTCATTTGTTATTAGATGTTTATCCATTTATAAAAAAGCTAATTTTGCTGTTGTTCTTTTTGGTGCGCTTCTGTTTGCTCATAGATACCCAGCAAATATTACCCTTTTGCGTGGAAACCATGAAAGCAGGCAACTAACCCAGGTGTGCTCTTCTGTCATATTTTAATTGTCAGTTGTGTCATTTGAGTTGCTGAAGTGAGTCAAAAGTCAATTATTTTTAGACTCTTCAGAGTGATCTGTATAGTTCTGTATTGAAATGGCATTTGAGCATTAGACAAAGATGCTCCTCTAAATTGGGGATAGAGGAAAACAATAAggtgattttatttttgctaacttaGTCATGTATcctaacatttatttttattccttcTTCTCTCAGTTTGATGTTATTTTGGGGGTTTGAGGAGTATCCCAGTGGTTCTAGCACCTCTTGTGGTGCCTGGGCACTggggtttgaagtttgaaccccACCAGTCTCCTCCCCCTATTTacctatataaataaaagtgatTTTGGAATACATTTGATTGGTTTTATGGTTTGTGgcaagtaaattttttatattttctgtcATAATAAAAGATTTTGGTTATTAGAGTTTTATAGGATTCTAAATTAAAAGctatctttttcttgttttggttGGAATTCAGATGGCATACAAATTAAATAGATTGAtggtttctttccttttcttgtaTATTTCTTTTAGGGAAAATAATAAGATTGTAAAACTTGTCAGTGATACTTAGGGTATACTGCTGATATACTGATTTTGTACCCTTTGTATATTTCTTTCATATGTTGATATAATTTTACATTGTGTACAAAAGACTGTAAAACTAAATGCAGAATCCCTCACCATCTCATTGATAcctttatatttattattgttctaTGTGTGGTGTGAACCAATTTGATACATAAGAGATTAGTACAATATGCAGTTTTTACCTTTTCAGTTTTGTCGACAAGATTGGTTTGGTTTTCAGGGAAATGTTTTTGGTTGGTAATCAATATTGATATCTTGAATAGAAATTTCTAGTTTTGTTCTAAATATTGTAGTTTGTAATATATTCATAGTggcaattacttaaaaaaaaatcagtggcAATCACAACAGGAAATGTGAAATACTTGTAGTTGAGAGATTCATTCACTAGCGGATATTtggaattaataaaaaaattaagtggtgagtatttgttaataaaataattggatTCACCAAGTATTTTAAGTAGCagatatttgttaataaaacaCTTGGGTTCActacttatcaaataaaataaagtacttgTATTCaacaaagtttttaaaattttgttatgattGAGTTTTGTAAAGCTTAAGCTATCAAAAGTTGCTATATTTAAAATGTTCTTGAATTCCCTTCTCAAGATTGCATTGTTGCAAGAAGGGCATCTTGCATTTGCCACAAGTCAGATTTTTGGTATGATATGcttgttaaaaaagaagaaaggattgTGGTTCTGATATATGTTGATGTGAAATTTCTGACTTTGCTAGGTATATGGTTTTTATGATGAGTGCCAGAGGAAGTATGGAAATGCTAATGCATGGCGGTATTGTACAGATGTTTTTGACTATCTAACGCTCTCAGCAATTATTGATGGAACTGtaaatctctctcttctttttctctgtttGTCTCTCTATCTATATTTAGGTTACATCTAATGTAATTGATATAAAATGTTAAATCACTTAACAACTTTTATAATTGCATCTCCACTTTTGGAATTTAAtgtgtttgtttgcttttgttgtCCAGGTGCTTTGTGTCCATGGTGGTCTTTCTCCTGACATTCGAACAATTGATCAGGTTTTTTCCGCTCTTTAGCTGTTGGTCATCtgaattatattaaaaaatatcaatatttaTATGCATTTTATGTCGCTAGTAATGCATGGGCTAATTTATactatataacatttttatgtACTGAATGATTTCTGTGAAAATCAATCAACGGTATCAATCTCATTTTCCTGAATAGTTTTACTAATAATCAGTCGAAGTAGTTGTgttttctatttattatttaaacaagtcacgtGGATGGTTTTATGAATCACCATGTAGTCGGATGGaggaattttctttcaaaccaaTTTCAAGGTTAACTTTTTCCTTTGGTGGAGGGGTTCAAGTGATAGTCTAGTGGTACTGCACTGTTTGTGGTGCTTGATGTTTGTGGTTCAAATCCCTCCTCCCCCCCTCCTCACTATTtacctttattaaaaaaaaaaaaccattttaaggAAGTTCTGTTGCTCTGTTTCTCTATATACATATGAAATAAGTATGATCGCTAAAATTCTGCACCTGATggtttttctttctccttctttGGTGCATGCACGAAGATGGATAAAAATTCTGTTACTTTTGTGGTTCATATATTTGGATTGCTTAGGATGCAGGAATTGTGCAGTTGTATGGATTGAATATTATTCAAACTACTTCCTTTTGCAGATAAGGTTAATAGAACGAAATTGTGAAATTCCACATGAGGGGCCATTTTGTGATCTCATGTGGAGTGATCCTGAAGATATTGAAACATGGGCAGTCAGTCCACGTGGAGCAGGTTGGCTCTTTGGGTCCAGGGTCACTTCAGAGGTAATATGACATGCTCTCAATACTCAACTTTAACAGGATAGTTTGTTCTCCAACTTAAGAATTTTTGCTCTTGTGCAGTTCAATCACATAAACAATCTGGATCTGGTTTGTCGAGCACACCAACTTGTACAAGAAGGCCTTAAGTACATGTTTCAAGATAAAGGCTTAGTAACTGTGAGactctactttttattttagttttgctGCTTAATTATTTATAGGTTGATTGagtcttacctatcaaaaaaaaaaaaaaaaggttgattaAGTAGATTGTTTCTGGAAATTTGCAGGTGTGGTCTGCACCAAATTACTGTTATCGTTGTGGGAATGTGGCTTCTATATTGAGCTTCAATGAGAATATGGTGAGATATTATGAACTTACTCTATTCCTTATGTTATGTGTTCATGATAAAGGTGAATGTTCAGATTCAGACTTGCATGATATATCTGATACAATGGTATATGGAATCCTTCTGTCATCATGTTAGGCatagtttattattttctttagcCCTGGGTGTGGGGTGGTGATGCAATAGGTGTTTGATTCAAATGTTACCATTACAAAGAGAGGAGGGGGAAAAAGACACTGCATCCATGATTGACCATTTTCATGACTGAATTAAGGGGAGGGAGGACGGGAGAGAGAGGACACCATTTTTTTTGTGCGGCGTAGACACTGACTTTTACAAGATTGGAGAAGATACATAGGCGATATTATTGACTGCCCTTATTGTTGGTATTGATCTTTTGCCCCTTGTTGCTGCAGTTCCTAACATTGGCATCCATGGTTGCCTGTCTCCTTCCCCAGGATTGTCCAAAATAATCATGAACGAATTTAGTAGTTTTCTGAGAAAGAGAAACCTCTTAACATTAGTCATTTTTTGAGAAGGGGCATTATGAActcatttatcaaaaaaaaattttgggagtgggggggggggggggggggggggggggtggtggtgtGGGGAGAATGAGGTTATAGCAGCAGTATGGTTGGTAGAAGTGAAGATTTCAGGTTGGGGTAGGAGTGATGGCAACGtcaaattggggatttttttaCCTCTTAAGTTTTGTTGTTCTCTTgcagtttctctctctttttgtttgataTTCGTGGACTTGATAGCCAGCCAAAatgatgattattattttgACGGTTCATCATATTGGATCATGTATCGACTTAGTTTGCATCTTAGGTTCCATATATTTGTCTTCCTTTGGTTTCATTTACTCATGTATAGTATATTCATTCTGGACAATGTGTctgtaaatatattttttttatgtgtataaaataaaatactaccctattcctttttcttgtcttttttagaaaaaatttaactttttaggaatatcatttattatattCTCCTTTTTAAGGGCACTTTAGGAATGTTTATAAAAGTGTATCCATTGACTTTTCAAAAATGATTATATTTTGGATGtcccaaaatagaatagaggacCAAGAAATAGGGATGGGGGGAGTCAATAGTAGTTGCCAATAATATTCTTTTATgttattagttttttaaaaaaaagtcactgTTTCGGaccaaattttatttcactgaaaaatatggaaaaatgTTTCTTGGAAGACAACTATTGGTTATTAGCAAATATTATTCTGTAATACTTTGTTGGTGGAGCGGATGGAGGTTGATGTTTGTCACTGCTGTTCTTGATTAGTAATTCTGATAATACATTTTAAGATTTTATGAACATTTTTATATTGACCATGCATGAAAATCTATTGCAATTTGACTAGTACTCTCATCGTTAGGGTCATGACTTGGGCTCCTGCTTACATTGGCATGAGCTGTTTCCAAGCATTGCATcttaaaaaaaggaagaaaaaaaaattatttttaaggaatGGAATTTTTAGGGAATGACTAAAGCTGAATCTAGTGTTTGTCAGCTTGTGCCATTCTAAACAGGAATTTCCTAGATTTTAACTTATTGTGAGGAATCGTTATTATGTTAAACCATGTTGGTGGATGCTCATTTCTGCCATTTGAAACAGGAGAGAGAAGTCAAGTTTTTCACTGAAACAGAGGAGAACAACCAGATGAGAGGGCCAAGGACAGGAGTCCCATATTTCTTATGATCACGGAGAGTTATTTGCCTGCATTACGTGTAAACCAATTGAAGAATTGTGATTTGATGTTGAAACTTGAGAGTGCCATTCTGAGGAAGCCCTGAATATGTTGATGTTTGCATCTGGCCAAGTTGCTTTAATATTTGTGAGCTGTGTATTAGGTTGCTAATTGTAACTCCATCCATTATTTATCAGTTAATGTCCTCATTCCAGGAAGTTTCTGATCCATCCTGCTCTTGGATGCTTGTGCTATGTATTAGGCTGTTATTGTGGCTTAGGTAATTTTAACTAGCATCTTATTTTTATGCCATGTATTTTAGCGCGCATTTGGACTTCCAGACTGGTTTTTGTGCATAACCTGTTTCCTAGATAAGTTGGTTCCAATGTGGGGCAGGAAGTATCAGGAGAAAAACATGCCAGAGTGAAAGGGGGTAAAGAAATTTATTACACCTGATGCATCTATGAAATGGGAATTTTCATCATATGTTATTTTGTtgtggtttctctctctctctctctctcaaatgaaaTGACTCCCTTCCCTATAATATTTTGGTGAAGGGTGAGACTGATGTTTAGTTCAAGACTAGGCCCATGTGTAAACTATATCACAGTTATGATTGGGATGGATGCCAAagatctaaaatctaatttCTTTCAGGTTTTATAATGTAACCCTTACTaaatttgatctaaaatatcttTGAAACTTCAAATCTGTCCTAGGATCGGGAAAGATTAGAGAAACCTACTAAACTGCTTTCTTGCACTTCAAAGAAATAGTTGTAATGAAATTTCAATGAAGATATGTGTTTTACATCATGACCTAACtgaattgtaaaatttgttggaaGGATCTGATCATGAATTTTATGGGCCTTGCGTAGTACAATGCTTAGAAAATTATAGTGTGTCCCCCCGCCCCCACGGGTACATCTGGCATTTTTGGTTAAAGGCATTCCCCATATCCTTGCTTGGGCAAAacttatctacaatactttagGTGCTGTTTATTAGGTTTTccttttaagattttgttatgtgacaatttaacttaaaaaatacactttcattcatgagaaaaaagtcacataataaaattttaagagaggaACAATACTTAAGTACTGTATTTAACTTTTGCACTTCTTGCTTTGTTtcttattattactattattctCATGGTCCGGAACTGGAAGTACAGGTTTagttccaaaataaataatagggatCTAGTACTGCAGTACATTAATCCATGCATTAATTTTGCCAAATCTTAAATCTCTCCGCTTGCCCATagaatattaataaaacttggGTCTTGGAAAAAGTTGAAAGATGAGTTATGAGATATATTATCTGTGATACCGaaggttgaatatatatatatatatatatatatatatattttttttttttttcttttttcttttgggttgcATTGGTTAGAAATTCTACATAAATCATATATGGTACTTGGCTAGGCCTATGCCTAGGCCTAGGAATATGCTGTTAGTCAAGTTGGAAAGATAGGCTATTTGGGTAAAAACTATAATTTCCAAAGATTTCAATGGACCCTACTACTCTCTATTGTCCCCCAATCGAGGTGGGGGCAGTTAGAATGGGCATAAATGGGTTGTCGACAGAGGGTCCAGCGCTAGGTTTTTGGTAGATAAATAGATTGGAAGCTAATATACCAACATACAAGAGAGTTAGTTGATGGAGGGAATCAATTTGTTGAAGATCTTATGGGCTGTTTGGTAGAGTATCTTCGtaacatgttttcagtttttaaacaacattacacatatttaaACACACTTTTTTATCAACACATATTTCAGAAAAATGTAAACTATATTACTTAAACTTCTCTACCAAATAGGCATATATATTTTGCTGTGATCAAAGTAATAGCTACTAGTTGAAGAAGTGATGCTATAAAGACATTTGAGTCTAGTTTAATCTCAGTCTCATGGAGGTCCCTGTATCATCAGTTGATGATGTGCATCTTCAAAGTTGATTTTGTGCTCTTGAAATACCAACCAAACTATATGTGAGGTAAGTCTATGTTATTGTTAATTGATCACTCATTCTTGATTGCGAGTGCTCTCTCGAATATATGAGAAAGTCCAAGATGGTTGCATTTTATTATTGCCAGTAAACAATGAATTTCCTTTCAATatagtttatactttatattaggaaaaaataaataaataaagaattaggCAAATAATTAGAGAGCCGGCACATTCATATTTAGATATGTTGGGTGTCCAATTATGGAAATACGGACCTTGTCAACCGTGGACACTGTACTTTGTCTTGTTGTATGACTATGACTATGATGTCTGTAAGCTCCTGAGTGTTGAGTgcaaggagagagagaggagagccACGTTCTGTTCTGTTCTGTTGTTATCTGAGTTGGATCTCATCAGGGTGGAAGATGACGACGGGAAAGGGCAACCCTCCCATGGCGAAGAAAGTGAGTCAGTTGATGGAAATGTTGGGGTTCTCTCCTACCTCAAACAAGAGAACCATTACACCCATTCCATCATGACATGTCCGGTACTACTTCACTTTCCTTCATCCTACTAGTTCTCTCTGCTAATATCAAATACTAATTCTCATTATATGTTACAGATACCAAAAAGTTTGAAGATGATCTGTATGCCGAAATAAGAGGGCGGATCAAAGAGGACGATGTGTCTGCGCCTGTACGCAGAGGAGCTTACTATTACTACCATAGGACTCTTGAGGGCAAGGAGTATGTTCAATACTGTAGGCGTGCTGTACCCAATCCGGACGCCCCACCTTCTGTGCACGACACCATGCCCATGCCCGATGCTCCTCACAACGAACAACATATTATCTTGGACGAGAATGTTAAGGCTCAATCTCACCTTTTTAATAGCATTGCTGCGTTTGAGGTTAGTCCCAATCACAAGTTGGTGGCTTATGCTGAGGATACTAAAGGAGATGAGATTTATACTATTTATGTCATTGATGCTCACACTGGAGCTCTTGTGGATAAACCTCTTGTTGGTGTCACTGCCTCTCTTGAATGGGCTACTAATGGTGATGGGGCTTTTGTTTACATGACCATGGATCAAACTCTCCGCCCTCACAAGGTTCTACTTCAACTTCTTAATTTCCTCtattacaaaattattgaataGCATATGTTTTCCCAATAACATATATATCTCTACTATATAAGAATATGATAAGTATCCACTGGGGGTGTTGTGTGTGACTTAccaattattcaaaaaaaaaaaaaaaaaaaaaaaaaaaaaccccaaattaaCAATATGTCTTGAATTAGATAACTATAGCTCAGAATTTGGAATTCGCACACTCATTCTTGGTCTTTGTTCCTTTGTTATGGGTATTGGTCTGTTTCTATTGCTCACAGGCATGGTTACATAAATTGGGAGAGGAGCAATCAAGTGATACCTGTCTTTATCACGAAAAAGATGATACCTTTTCTCTTGATCTTCAAGCTTCTGAGAGCAAGAAGTTTTTGTTTGTTGCTTCTGAAAGTAAAAATACAAGCTTCAACTTTTATCTTGATGTTTCAAAGCCTGAAGATGGACTTCAAGTTCTCACACCTCGTGTAGACGGCATTGACACCTCAGTCAGCCATCGTGGGaatcatttttttatcaagAGGACTAATGAGTTTTTTAATTCTGAAGTTATAGCTTGTCCTCTGGATAATACATCTGAAACTACACTTCTTCTTCCACACAGGGAAAGGTAATAATCCAATCGTAACATACCATGATGCAACAGCTTACACAGATGTTTGTGCAAATTTATCATTTTGTGAACTTATTTGTTGTGTATCACTGtatccattttagaaaattttgcatGGAATGTAATATATCTTTTGTAGCTACTGTTCCCTCAACACTCTTGGAGGGCATGAGGTTCCATGGTCTAAATAAAAGCttattaaatttgaattttgtccAGTGTAAAAATTCAGGATATACAACTCTTTAACGATCATATTGTTGTATATGAGCGCGAGAAGGGCCTACCAAAAGTAACTATTTATGGCCTTCCGGATGTTGAAGAACCGCTTAAGAGCCTTCAAGGTGGTCATACAGTTGAGTTTGTGGATCCTATATACTCAGTGGAACCATCAGAGTCGCAATTTACTTCCAGCATTTTATGACTTGACTATAGCTCAATGAAGACTCCTCACTCAGTGTATGATTATGATATGAAGACAGGCATTTCTGTCTTGAAGAAGATCAAAACAGTAAGTTATATAACCAAATTATTGTGTTCTGCATTGACTTCTGATTTGCATGCTCAAAATAgttgttatatttgttttttctgATCTTTTCTATGAGTATGATTTGTCTAtggatatgtgtgtgtgtgtgtgtgtgtgtgtgtgtgtgtgtgtgtgtgtgtgtgtgtgtgtgtgtgtgtgtgtgcatatgCGTGCGGGCATTCATTTTCCTGTGTTGCAATTATAAATTAAGTTGGAACATACTAACATTGAATTGCAAATTTGAATacttctgtgtgtgtgtgatttgaCTTCATGATGTACATGCTTGCTCATTTTATTAATCCAAGAATCCTCAAATGCGTGGGATGGTagaaaaaacatatattaaatcAGTGAAATTATTCTTGAAAAAGCTTATTAAATGAGGATACACAGACTTTGCTGATGGGTTTTTTAAAGTAGTGTTTTAATATTTGTGGAAAGAGATCAAGAAAATGTGGAGTTAACCAAGGAAGCCAAGCTCACAATGCCAGTTACCAATACAATATTAATCAATACATTTCAAT
Protein-coding regions in this window:
- the LOC115968864 gene encoding phytochrome-associated serine/threonine-protein phosphatase, producing the protein MDLDQWISKVKDGQHLLEDELQLLCEYVKEILIEESNVQPVNSPVTVCGDIHGQFHDLMKLFQTGGHVPETNYIFMGDFVDRGYNSLEVFTILLLLKARYPANITLLRGNHESRQLTQVYGFYDECQRKYGNANAWRYCTDVFDYLTLSAIIDGTVLCVHGGLSPDIRTIDQIRLIERNCEIPHEGPFCDLMWSDPEDIETWAVSPRGAGWLFGSRVTSEFNHINNLDLVCRAHQLVQEGLKYMFQDKGLVTVWSAPNYCYRCGNVASILSFNENMEREVKFFTETEENNQMRGPRTGVPYFL